The following proteins are encoded in a genomic region of Iodidimonas sp. SYSU 1G8:
- a CDS encoding GNAT family N-acetyltransferase — protein sequence MNDDWRIQQVRFPFRVGDVKLISPVLTMLVRGGSFLDRAPGLPGTPAEPLPSACAGYLWRSQPVAGDPAPLATRDGYICYVPALYNRCFVDLSLGHERYMARFSGKTRSTLLRKLKKFETESGGTADFRVYRTPAEMVEFHHLARQVSRLTYQERLLDAGLPDDAGFLAEMRDLAEIGRVYGFLLFLGGAPAAYIYCPAEGEALLYAYVGFDPALSALSPGTVLQLLALRTLFEDGRFRYFDFTEGEGPHKTLFATGSVRCADVYLLRRSAKHYALVGARGLVEALGAGAGSLLDRLGLKRLVKRWLRRGPAAEG from the coding sequence GTGAACGACGACTGGCGCATCCAGCAGGTCCGCTTCCCTTTCCGGGTGGGGGACGTGAAACTGATCTCGCCGGTGCTGACCATGCTGGTGCGCGGCGGCTCCTTTCTCGACCGGGCGCCTGGCCTGCCGGGGACGCCGGCCGAGCCGCTGCCGAGCGCCTGCGCCGGCTATCTCTGGCGCTCGCAGCCCGTGGCCGGGGATCCGGCGCCGCTGGCGACGCGCGACGGCTACATCTGTTATGTGCCGGCGCTCTACAATCGCTGCTTCGTCGACCTGTCGCTTGGCCACGAGCGCTACATGGCCCGGTTCTCGGGCAAGACCCGCTCGACGCTGCTGCGCAAACTGAAAAAATTCGAGACTGAGTCGGGTGGCACGGCGGATTTCCGTGTCTATCGGACGCCAGCGGAGATGGTTGAGTTCCACCATCTCGCGCGGCAGGTATCGCGGCTCACCTACCAGGAACGGCTGCTGGATGCCGGCCTGCCGGACGATGCCGGCTTTCTGGCGGAGATGCGCGATCTGGCCGAGATCGGGCGCGTCTACGGCTTCCTGCTGTTCCTTGGCGGCGCGCCCGCTGCCTATATCTACTGCCCGGCCGAAGGCGAGGCGCTGCTCTATGCCTATGTGGGCTTCGACCCGGCGCTGTCGGCACTCTCTCCCGGCACCGTGCTGCAGCTGCTCGCCCTGCGCACCCTGTTCGAGGACGGACGCTTTCGCTATTTCGACTTCACCGAGGGCGAGGGGCCGCACAAGACGCTGTTCGCGACCGGCTCGGTCCGGTGCGCCGATGTTTACCTGTTGCGCCGGTCGGCGAAACATTATGCACTGGTCGGCGCGCGCGGACTGGTCGAGGCGCTGGGCGCGGGCGCCGGTAGCCTCCTCGACCGGTTGGGGCTGAAGCGTCTGGTGAAACGCTGGCTGCGGCGCGGACCGGCGGCGGAAGGATGA
- a CDS encoding polysaccharide deacetylase, producing the protein MLDVLITVDTEFWPAGTDLEAARDNYARCILGRHRHGAHGIGYQIEALNAHGLKGVFFIEALHTAVLGDEFLARTVDMVRGGGHEVQLHLHPEWVGVWDGNPFGGRTGRNMHQFDEDDQAAMIEIGLDAMARCGVGDIVAFRAGNYGADRATLRALARCGLVFDTSYNLAHMSSDCALDFNQPLETAVQVDGIWEVPVTHFSDRPGHVRPMQLCAVSFNEMSAVLKTAKVAGRATAVLVSHGFELMNPARTRPDPVVVNRFGQLCHFLGGAREQGIVTRGFADLVLSEAPQALPIRSNAVRTGARMVEQLVSRLYQ; encoded by the coding sequence ATGCTCGATGTGCTCATCACCGTGGACACGGAATTCTGGCCGGCCGGCACCGACCTCGAGGCCGCGCGCGACAATTACGCCCGCTGCATTCTCGGCCGTCATCGGCATGGCGCGCACGGCATTGGCTATCAGATCGAGGCCCTCAACGCGCACGGGCTTAAGGGCGTGTTCTTCATCGAGGCGCTGCATACGGCCGTGCTCGGTGACGAGTTCCTGGCCCGCACCGTCGACATGGTCCGCGGTGGCGGGCACGAAGTGCAGTTGCACCTGCATCCCGAATGGGTCGGTGTCTGGGATGGCAATCCCTTCGGCGGCCGCACGGGCCGCAACATGCACCAGTTCGACGAGGATGATCAGGCCGCCATGATCGAGATCGGCCTGGATGCGATGGCGCGTTGCGGCGTCGGCGACATCGTCGCGTTCCGGGCCGGCAATTACGGCGCCGATCGTGCGACCCTGCGGGCGCTGGCGCGCTGCGGCCTCGTCTTCGATACCAGTTACAATCTCGCCCATATGAGCTCGGACTGCGCACTCGATTTCAACCAGCCACTCGAAACGGCTGTCCAGGTGGACGGAATATGGGAAGTCCCCGTCACCCATTTCTCCGACCGCCCCGGCCATGTGCGGCCCATGCAGCTCTGCGCCGTTTCGTTCAACGAAATGTCGGCGGTGCTCAAGACAGCCAAGGTCGCGGGCCGGGCGACCGCCGTGCTGGTGTCGCACGGCTTCGAGCTTATGAATCCCGCGCGCACGAGGCCGGATCCGGTGGTGGTCAACCGCTTTGGACAACTCTGCCATTTTCTGGGCGGGGCGCGCGAGCAGGGCATCGTGACCCGAGGCTTCGCCGATCTGGTGCTATCCGAGGCGCCGCAAGCCCTACCCATCCGTTCGAACGCGGTGCGTACCGGCGCCCGCATGGTCGAGCAGCTGGTCAGCCGGCTCTATCAGTGA
- a CDS encoding MAPEG family protein, giving the protein MDGVNLSVFGTTVGLAFIMVGLGILYAYRRILPYVKAPEAQPHKPPAMMIGIFGNFMKGCYACLTVGVALIVAANVFGPGIPLARGLSQVPVTLYYAAALGLLLVLLTYNVLHHRVRAAVENFGNEDKTADRIARVHANYTEYVPTGLGLLIALEWSGAPTAMVHFGGALFTLARYLHAWGYSRHEMASFGRIVGIQSTLLALSYMVVASAYFILIS; this is encoded by the coding sequence ATGGACGGCGTGAATCTCAGCGTATTCGGCACGACCGTGGGCCTGGCCTTCATCATGGTGGGCCTGGGCATTCTATATGCGTATCGCCGCATCCTGCCCTATGTGAAGGCGCCCGAGGCCCAGCCCCACAAGCCGCCGGCCATGATGATCGGCATCTTCGGCAACTTCATGAAGGGTTGCTATGCGTGCCTGACCGTGGGCGTGGCGCTGATCGTGGCTGCCAATGTGTTCGGCCCCGGCATTCCGCTGGCGCGCGGCCTGTCGCAGGTGCCCGTCACCCTGTACTACGCGGCGGCGCTGGGGTTGCTGTTGGTGCTCCTGACCTACAACGTGCTGCACCACCGGGTGCGCGCGGCGGTGGAGAATTTCGGCAACGAGGACAAGACGGCCGACCGGATCGCCCGGGTCCACGCCAATTACACCGAATATGTCCCCACCGGGCTGGGATTGCTGATCGCGCTGGAATGGTCCGGCGCGCCGACGGCCATGGTGCATTTCGGCGGCGCCCTGTTCACCCTGGCGCGCTACCTGCACGCCTGGGGTTACAGCAGGCATGAGATGGCCAGTTTCGGCCGCATCGTCGGCATCCAGTCGACGCTGCTGGCGCTGAGCTACATGGTGGTTGCCTCCGCCTACTTCATCCTGATTTCTTAA
- a CDS encoding glutathione S-transferase N-terminal domain-containing protein codes for MIDLYYFPTPNTWKVSIFLEETGLPYKIIPINIMVGQQFEPDFLKVSPNNRVPAIVDHDVTGPEGQPLSIFESGAILIHLAEKTGKYLPADPYKRAKVLEWVMWQMGGMGPMGGQANHFRAYAPEKLEYAINRYTNEVARLWGLLDDQLEDREWIANDEYSIADMACWGWITLHELQGQDLNDTPHLKRWFEAMGERPAVKRAYALGREIAATPGKISDEAKNLLYGQTREQLLARKAAKRAAKG; via the coding sequence ATGATCGACCTGTATTACTTTCCGACGCCGAATACCTGGAAGGTCAGTATCTTCCTCGAGGAGACCGGCCTGCCCTACAAGATCATCCCGATCAACATCATGGTCGGCCAGCAATTCGAGCCCGACTTCCTGAAGGTAAGCCCCAACAACCGGGTGCCCGCCATCGTCGATCACGACGTGACCGGTCCGGAAGGCCAGCCCCTGTCGATCTTCGAATCCGGCGCGATCCTGATCCATCTGGCGGAGAAGACCGGCAAGTACCTGCCGGCCGATCCCTACAAGCGCGCCAAGGTGCTCGAATGGGTGATGTGGCAGATGGGCGGGATGGGCCCCATGGGCGGCCAGGCCAATCATTTCCGCGCCTATGCGCCGGAGAAGCTGGAGTATGCCATCAACCGCTACACCAACGAAGTGGCGCGGCTGTGGGGCCTGCTGGACGACCAGCTGGAAGACCGGGAATGGATCGCCAACGACGAGTATTCCATCGCCGACATGGCCTGCTGGGGCTGGATCACGCTACACGAGTTGCAGGGCCAGGACCTGAACGACACGCCGCACCTGAAGCGCTGGTTCGAGGCCATGGGCGAGCGGCCCGCAGTCAAGCGCGCCTATGCGCTCGGACGCGAGATCGCCGCCACGCCAGGCAAGATTTCCGATGAAGCCAAGAACCTGCTCTACGGCCAGACACGCGAGCAGTTGCTGGCGCGCAAGGCCGCCAAACGGGCGGCAAAGGGCTGA
- a CDS encoding cytochrome P450 has protein sequence MSTLAEKPTATGGLPIEGFNVLDPKVQGCPYPYYQTMRAQCPVYQSPQTGMFYVTKYDDIRFIKKHPELFTSDMTHSSRGKQQEAHAQHEKILSTYGWAHVQVLQRTDPPAHNRWRQYIDRTFTASRVNEMKPYVDQMVHELIDAFIDQGECEFVRDFCVPLPCKVIADQLGLPRDQYQRLKSWSDAMLMPGGLMATDDEIVQCAWVELDAQHFFYDVFEDRRKNPRNDIMSVLVNTRFDGEEPMSMHELQNMMHQLITGGNETTTSAISHALWNLLKNPEQMARLRADRSLVKNFVEETLRYETPILGLFRQATQDVELSDTTIPKGTIIFMAYGSANRDEDKFDDGETFDVTRKNAGAQIAFGMGAHFCPGAMLARREIQSAFEIMLDRMDDIQLARPLAEQTHEPSIFLHQLRELPITFRKR, from the coding sequence ATGAGCACGCTTGCCGAGAAACCGACCGCCACGGGCGGCCTGCCCATCGAAGGCTTCAACGTCCTCGATCCCAAGGTGCAGGGCTGCCCCTATCCCTATTACCAGACCATGCGCGCTCAGTGCCCCGTGTACCAGAGCCCGCAAACCGGCATGTTCTATGTCACGAAGTACGATGACATCCGCTTCATCAAGAAGCATCCGGAACTGTTCACCTCCGACATGACCCATTCGTCGCGCGGCAAGCAGCAGGAGGCGCACGCGCAACACGAGAAGATCCTGTCCACCTATGGCTGGGCGCATGTGCAGGTGCTGCAGCGGACCGACCCCCCGGCCCATAATCGCTGGCGCCAGTATATCGACCGTACCTTCACGGCCAGCCGCGTCAACGAGATGAAGCCTTATGTGGACCAGATGGTCCACGAGCTGATCGACGCCTTCATCGACCAGGGCGAGTGCGAATTCGTCCGCGATTTCTGCGTGCCGCTGCCCTGCAAGGTGATCGCCGACCAGCTCGGTCTGCCGCGCGACCAGTACCAGCGCCTCAAGTCCTGGTCCGACGCCATGCTGATGCCCGGCGGCCTAATGGCGACCGACGACGAGATCGTGCAGTGCGCCTGGGTCGAACTGGACGCGCAACACTTCTTCTATGATGTGTTCGAGGATCGCCGGAAGAACCCGCGCAACGACATCATGTCCGTGCTGGTGAACACCCGCTTCGACGGCGAAGAGCCCATGTCCATGCACGAACTGCAGAACATGATGCATCAGCTGATCACCGGCGGGAACGAGACGACGACCAGCGCCATTTCCCACGCCCTGTGGAACCTGCTGAAAAACCCCGAGCAGATGGCGCGTCTGCGCGCCGACCGGTCATTGGTGAAGAATTTCGTCGAGGAGACACTGCGCTACGAGACGCCCATTCTCGGCCTGTTCCGTCAGGCGACCCAGGATGTCGAGCTCAGCGACACCACCATTCCAAAGGGCACGATCATCTTCATGGCCTATGGCTCGGCCAACCGGGATGAGGACAAGTTCGACGACGGCGAGACCTTCGACGTGACCCGCAAGAACGCGGGCGCCCAGATTGCCTTCGGCATGGGCGCCCATTTCTGTCCGGGCGCCATGCTCGCCCGGCGCGAGATTCAGTCGGCGTTCGAGATCATGCTCGACCGCATGGACGACATCCAGCTGGCCCGCCCGCTGGCGGAACAGACCCACGAGCCGAGCATCTTCCTGCACCAGCTGCGCGAGCTGCCGATCACCTTCAGGAAGAGGTAA
- a CDS encoding RES family NAD+ phosphorylase produces MARRPWADLSGEGARRRGGRWHSPGHAVVYLSQEAALPVLEVLVHFDLPPDLLPLDYVLMRVDLARLEAAVEDGPAEPLEVPESRAWGDRWIAEARSPLARVPSVLVPEAANLILNVRHPLAPLLPSPVSRSFAFDPRLLA; encoded by the coding sequence TTGGCGCGCCGGCCATGGGCGGACCTTTCCGGCGAGGGAGCGCGGCGCCGCGGCGGTCGCTGGCACTCGCCCGGCCATGCCGTGGTCTATCTGTCACAGGAAGCAGCGCTGCCCGTGCTGGAGGTGCTGGTGCATTTCGATCTACCGCCGGATCTTCTGCCGCTCGACTACGTGTTGATGCGGGTCGATCTCGCGCGGCTGGAGGCAGCCGTCGAGGACGGCCCCGCCGAGCCGCTGGAGGTGCCTGAGAGCAGGGCATGGGGCGATCGCTGGATCGCCGAGGCGCGCTCGCCGCTGGCACGGGTCCCCTCCGTTCTGGTGCCGGAAGCCGCCAACCTGATCCTGAACGTGCGGCACCCGCTGGCTCCTCTGTTGCCGTCGCCGGTCAGCCGGTCATTCGCGTTCGATCCCCGGCTGCTCGCGTAA
- a CDS encoding antitoxin Xre/MbcA/ParS toxin-binding domain-containing protein — MSGSFSGFSEQPADRLALIEQIRVGLPFETVTAAAETLGLTIGDLAAFGIIPARTLSHSRQGGQFSPAQSDRVARFFRIWRRAVDTFGGGDQARRWLERPTRPLGDQAPMALLDTEEGARLVDDLLYRIDQGLAA; from the coding sequence ATGTCCGGCTCATTCAGCGGATTCTCCGAACAGCCAGCCGACCGGCTGGCGTTGATCGAGCAGATTCGCGTCGGGCTGCCTTTCGAAACCGTGACCGCCGCGGCCGAGACGCTCGGCCTGACCATCGGCGATCTTGCCGCCTTCGGCATTATTCCCGCTCGGACCCTGTCCCACAGCCGGCAGGGCGGCCAGTTCAGTCCTGCCCAGTCCGACCGTGTTGCCCGTTTCTTCCGTATCTGGCGGCGGGCTGTGGATACGTTCGGCGGCGGCGATCAGGCCCGCCGCTGGCTGGAGCGTCCGACGCGGCCGCTGGGCGATCAGGCACCCATGGCGTTGCTCGATACGGAAGAAGGCGCCCGGCTCGTTGACGATCTGCTTTACCGCATCGATCAAGGCCTCGCCGCCTGA
- a CDS encoding cytochrome P450 — MSTREDGVRPLEEYSLLDPQVHACPYEFFQRLRAECPVYRMPETGTYLVTRYDDIRAIKKNHQDFTSNITLQERGRREVHKEHDRILQTYGWDNVQTLQRTDPPSHDRWRSLIDRTFTASRVREMTPYIDSMVAELIDSWIGDGECDFVSQFAIPLPCKVIADQLGVDRDNFWKLKAWSDAMLEPGSPTCPDERVIECAHLVVESQHYFYKVFEDRRRAPKGDIMSALIHTDMGGEPPLSMHELQNLMNQLLTGGNETTTSAISHALWNLLKFPDQMARLRADRSLLKNFVEETLRFETPVLGLARKTTRDVEVSGAPIPKDSLVVLTYAAANRDEDKFGDGETFDITRKNAGAQIAFGMGAHFCPGAMLARQEILSTFTALLDRLDDIELARPMPDETHQRSVFLHQLKELPIRFRKR; from the coding sequence ATGTCAACGCGCGAGGACGGCGTCCGGCCGCTCGAGGAATACAGCCTGCTCGACCCGCAGGTGCATGCCTGTCCCTATGAGTTCTTCCAGCGGCTGCGCGCCGAGTGTCCCGTGTACCGGATGCCCGAGACGGGTACGTATCTGGTCACCCGTTACGACGACATCCGGGCGATCAAGAAGAATCACCAGGACTTCACCTCCAACATCACCCTGCAGGAACGCGGCCGGCGCGAGGTGCACAAGGAGCATGACCGCATCCTGCAGACCTATGGCTGGGACAATGTCCAGACCTTGCAGCGGACGGACCCGCCATCCCATGACCGTTGGCGTAGCCTGATCGACCGCACCTTCACCGCCAGCCGCGTCCGCGAGATGACACCCTATATCGACAGCATGGTCGCCGAGCTGATCGATTCCTGGATCGGTGACGGGGAATGCGACTTCGTCAGCCAGTTCGCCATTCCGCTGCCGTGCAAGGTGATCGCCGACCAGCTCGGCGTCGACCGCGACAATTTCTGGAAGCTGAAAGCCTGGTCCGACGCCATGCTCGAGCCCGGCAGCCCGACGTGCCCGGACGAGCGGGTGATCGAGTGCGCCCATCTGGTGGTCGAATCCCAGCACTACTTCTACAAGGTGTTCGAGGACCGGCGACGCGCGCCCAAGGGCGACATCATGTCGGCGCTGATCCACACCGACATGGGCGGCGAGCCGCCGCTCAGCATGCACGAGTTGCAAAACCTGATGAACCAGTTGCTGACCGGCGGCAACGAAACCACCACCAGCGCCATCTCCCACGCGCTCTGGAACCTGCTGAAGTTCCCGGACCAGATGGCGCGGCTGCGCGCCGACCGCTCATTGCTCAAGAATTTCGTCGAGGAAACGCTGCGCTTCGAGACGCCCGTTCTTGGTCTTGCCCGCAAGACCACCCGCGACGTCGAGGTAAGCGGCGCGCCCATCCCCAAGGATTCGCTCGTGGTGCTGACCTATGCGGCGGCGAACCGCGACGAGGACAAGTTCGGCGACGGCGAGACCTTCGACATCACGCGCAAGAACGCGGGCGCGCAGATCGCTTTCGGGATGGGCGCCCATTTCTGCCCCGGCGCCATGCTGGCGCGGCAGGAGATCCTCAGCACGTTCACCGCGCTGCTCGACCGGCTGGACGATATCGAGCTCGCTCGGCCCATGCCGGACGAAACCCATCAGCGCAGCGTCTTCCTGCACCAGCTGAAGGAACTGCCGATCCGCTTCCGCAAGCGTTGA
- a CDS encoding MFS transporter, with the protein MAESNDAPVKAPYPKPLYAWFVVAILVVAAMISYIDRQVIAIVLQPMKDDMNLSDTEISWLYSGFAIFYAIAGLPLARMADTYNRKWLIAAGVFVWSLMTVACGLTRSYVLIFMARIGVGVGEAVLSPATNSMVGDMFPRDKIPLALSVFQTGAIMGSAIAFIIGGAALGLMQDLATGNELPLVGELRPWQLTFIVVGVPGFLVVLLIMMIREPVRRNLAAMGTTPSVAPKGVPVREIVAFYKHNWQTMFYHHVGFLSLALAGFAFVFWTVSFFTRVHGMEAAAASQIFGWIFLIAGPAGAVWAGMQAGYFTRRGRKDGNILAGMIGGALTIPSIVLIQVMPNATWAFVLYAPALFFVNAPFGLAYGALPVITPPPMRAQVAAFYMLVVSGGMAFGPVLAAMFNDHIFTGDDGVRWSLVTLSSLCGIIGVTCLALCRKHYARSMMEADERELTQGY; encoded by the coding sequence GTGGCTGAATCCAACGATGCGCCGGTGAAGGCACCGTACCCCAAACCGCTCTATGCATGGTTCGTGGTCGCCATTCTGGTGGTCGCGGCGATGATCTCGTATATCGACCGACAGGTCATCGCGATCGTCCTTCAGCCCATGAAGGACGACATGAACCTCTCCGATACCGAAATCAGCTGGCTCTACAGCGGTTTCGCGATCTTCTACGCCATCGCGGGTTTGCCGCTGGCGCGCATGGCCGACACCTATAACCGGAAGTGGCTGATCGCGGCCGGCGTGTTCGTCTGGAGTCTGATGACCGTCGCGTGCGGCCTGACGCGCAGCTATGTGCTGATCTTCATGGCCCGCATCGGCGTCGGTGTCGGCGAGGCCGTGCTCTCGCCCGCGACCAATTCCATGGTCGGCGACATGTTCCCCCGCGACAAGATTCCCCTGGCGCTCAGCGTGTTCCAGACCGGCGCGATCATGGGCTCGGCCATCGCCTTCATCATCGGCGGCGCGGCGCTCGGCCTGATGCAGGATCTGGCGACCGGCAACGAACTGCCTCTCGTGGGCGAGCTGCGCCCCTGGCAGCTCACCTTCATCGTCGTCGGCGTGCCCGGCTTCCTCGTCGTGCTGCTGATCATGATGATCCGCGAGCCGGTCCGCCGGAACCTCGCCGCCATGGGCACCACCCCGAGCGTGGCGCCGAAGGGCGTGCCGGTGCGCGAGATCGTCGCGTTCTACAAGCACAACTGGCAGACCATGTTCTACCACCATGTCGGGTTCCTCTCCCTGGCATTGGCCGGTTTCGCCTTCGTGTTCTGGACCGTGTCCTTCTTTACCCGCGTGCATGGCATGGAAGCCGCCGCTGCCTCGCAGATATTCGGCTGGATCTTCCTGATCGCGGGCCCGGCCGGCGCGGTCTGGGCCGGCATGCAGGCCGGCTACTTCACCCGTCGCGGCCGCAAGGACGGCAACATCCTCGCCGGTATGATCGGCGGCGCCCTGACCATTCCCTCCATCGTCCTGATCCAGGTGATGCCCAACGCGACCTGGGCGTTCGTCCTCTACGCGCCCGCGCTGTTCTTCGTGAACGCGCCCTTCGGCCTGGCCTATGGCGCCTTGCCCGTGATCACGCCGCCGCCCATGCGCGCGCAGGTCGCCGCGTTCTACATGCTGGTCGTTTCCGGCGGCATGGCGTTCGGCCCGGTGCTGGCGGCCATGTTCAACGACCACATCTTCACCGGCGATGATGGTGTCCGCTGGTCGCTGGTCACTCTGTCGTCCCTGTGCGGCATCATCGGCGTCACCTGCCTCGCCCTGTGCCGCAAGCACTATGCCCGCAGCATGATGGAGGCGGACGAGCGCGAGTTGACCCAGGGCTACTGA
- a CDS encoding nuclear transport factor 2 family protein: protein MTIDHMLQAGRVPAVADPHLQLLLDKQACAEVMMTYCRAIDHRDEELLRSLFHPGSQHRHGFIGPSSDPSRPSAPGAPGDFVAYALGVLATHTRTHHQLGNIFIEVEAGGTVAYTEAYFTAYHRLRPKADPLASPTAYDTEMDVWVGGRYMDRMEKRDNVWKITNRTGLTDWQRIESPSSQGFHAIPQEIRMQQNREDFLYHRRAFYG, encoded by the coding sequence ATGACCATCGACCACATGCTGCAGGCCGGACGCGTGCCCGCCGTCGCCGATCCGCATCTGCAGCTGCTGCTGGACAAGCAGGCCTGCGCCGAAGTGATGATGACCTATTGCCGCGCCATCGATCACCGCGACGAGGAATTGCTGCGCAGCTTGTTTCATCCCGGCTCGCAGCATCGGCACGGTTTCATCGGCCCATCCTCGGACCCGTCGCGGCCCTCCGCGCCGGGCGCGCCGGGTGATTTCGTCGCCTACGCGCTGGGCGTGCTCGCGACCCACACGCGCACCCACCACCAGCTCGGCAACATCTTCATCGAGGTCGAGGCCGGCGGGACCGTCGCCTATACCGAGGCCTACTTCACCGCCTATCACCGGCTGCGCCCCAAGGCTGATCCGCTGGCATCGCCCACCGCGTACGATACGGAAATGGATGTCTGGGTCGGCGGGCGCTACATGGACCGGATGGAAAAGCGCGACAATGTCTGGAAGATCACCAACCGCACCGGCCTGACCGACTGGCAGCGCATTGAATCGCCCTCATCGCAGGGCTTCCATGCCATTCCGCAGGAAATCCGCATGCAGCAGAACCGTGAAGACTTCTTGTACCACAGGCGCGCGTTCTACGGCTGA
- a CDS encoding nuclear transport factor 2 family protein: MNRDARIEALLDKQAITELSYRYSRACDRLDRELLESVYWPDGTDDHGAFVGSAPDYVDWVMGLLSGWTAVHHDNTNILIDLDGDTATGEVHWTGYYSYPVGGVSHDHLAVGRYIDRYERRGGEWRIKHRTCLSDWSRIEPGADWRTDPARSRLAGKRKPHDLLYQARTLGAAD, from the coding sequence GTGAACCGTGACGCGCGGATCGAGGCGCTCCTGGACAAGCAGGCGATCACCGAGCTGTCCTATCGCTATTCCCGCGCCTGCGATCGCCTCGACCGGGAGCTGCTGGAATCGGTCTACTGGCCTGACGGTACCGACGATCACGGCGCCTTCGTCGGCAGCGCGCCCGACTACGTGGACTGGGTGATGGGGCTGCTCTCCGGATGGACGGCCGTGCACCATGACAACACCAATATCCTGATCGATCTCGATGGCGACACGGCCACCGGGGAAGTGCACTGGACCGGCTACTATTCCTATCCGGTCGGCGGCGTGTCTCACGACCACTTGGCGGTGGGTCGTTATATCGACAGGTACGAGCGCCGGGGCGGGGAATGGCGCATCAAGCACCGCACCTGCCTCAGCGACTGGAGCCGGATCGAGCCCGGCGCCGACTGGCGTACCGATCCGGCGCGCAGCCGCCTCGCGGGAAAGCGCAAGCCGCATGACCTGCTGTACCAGGCGCGCACGCTGGGCGCGGCCGATTAA
- a CDS encoding nuclear transport factor 2 family protein, with the protein MTDTNARLLALADKQDIAEVLYRYARGCDRADEAALRSCFHPDSRHNHGMFEGLSWDFVDRAIAICRPLKACKHMISNVMIELDGDRAVSECHFWAHHRRVDDKTGAEEDFFTGGRYLDRLERRDGVWKIISRTGVADFERFDAPSDRVMWTMPAAKIGGKHPDDPIYAMVADLGDGR; encoded by the coding sequence ATGACCGATACGAACGCGCGCCTGCTGGCGCTCGCGGACAAGCAGGACATTGCCGAAGTGCTGTATCGCTACGCGCGCGGCTGCGACCGGGCGGACGAGGCGGCGCTGCGCTCGTGCTTTCATCCGGACTCGCGGCACAATCACGGCATGTTCGAGGGATTGTCATGGGATTTCGTCGACCGGGCGATCGCCATCTGCCGGCCTCTCAAGGCCTGCAAGCACATGATCAGCAACGTGATGATCGAACTGGATGGCGACAGGGCCGTGTCCGAATGCCATTTCTGGGCCCATCACCGCCGTGTCGACGACAAGACTGGCGCCGAGGAGGATTTCTTCACCGGCGGCCGCTACCTGGACCGGCTCGAGCGCCGCGACGGTGTCTGGAAGATCATCAGCCGAACCGGTGTCGCCGATTTCGAGCGTTTCGACGCGCCGTCAGACCGCGTCATGTGGACCATGCCGGCGGCCAAGATCGGCGGCAAACATCCCGATGATCCCATCTACGCGATGGTCGCCGACCTGGGAGACGGCCGGTGA